The nucleotide sequence TGAACGACGCGGTTTCCGCCGCCCGCTCGCGCATGCCGAAGGGCGAAAGCGCCACCCATTGCGACTTGTGCGGCGAACCGATTCCCGAGGGCCGGCGGGAAGCCGTCCCCGGCGTGCGAACCTGCGTCGAGTGCCAGTCTGGCCGCGACCGGACGGTAGTCCATTCGACCATCAACCGGCGCGGGAGCAAGGACAGCCAGCTGCGCTAGGGCAGCAGGTGCCCCGCCGCATCGCGCTTGGTCGCGAGGTAGCGTTCGTTGTGCGGGTTGGTCGGCAAGGCATGCGGCACGCGCTCGGCCACTTCGACACCGCTGGCCTCCAGCGCGGCAACCTTGGCCGGGTTGTTGGTCATCAGCCTGATCGAGGAAATGCCGAGCAGGTCGAGCATGCGCGCGGCGACCGGAAAATCGCGCGCCTCCTCGGGCAAGCCGAGCCGGCGGTTGGCCTCGAGCGTGTCGAACCCCTGGTCCTGCAGGCGATAGGCGCGCAGCTTGTTGACGAGGCCGATGCCGCGCCCTTCCTGGCGCAGGTAGAGCAGCACGCCCCAGCCGCCGTCCGCCGCCTCGGCCGCCATCGCCGCCAGTGCCGCGTCGAGCTGCGGCCCGCAATCGCACTTGAGGCTGCCGAAGACGTCGCCGGTCAGGCATTCGGAGTGCAAGCGGACCAGCGGCAGGCGCTCGGCGCTGCGATTGCCGATGACCAGGGCGACGTGCTCGCGCATGTCGTCGGCGCTGCGGAACACGAAGATCTCGCTGTCCTCGCTGGCAAGGGCGGGCAAGCGGGCGCGGGTGGCGATGGTCAGCCGCGAGGTATCGCGCCAGGCGGCGAGGTCTTCCACAGCCACTGCGACCGCCGGTTCGGCGGGCGTGGGCGCGACGAGGAACGCGGGCAGGATCCCGGCGAGCAGCGCCAGTTCCATCGCCGCTTCGGCCTCGGCGCGCCAGCGCAGCGAGTCGGCGCGAAATGGGCCCTTGAGCGGCGCTTCGAGATCCATCGCCGGATCGGCGATCGGGCGCGCGGCGGCAAGGTCGATCGGTTCGGCCGCGCGGATCAGCACTGGGGCGTGCGGATCGGCCGCCTCGCGCTGGTTGGTGAGCTTGAGCGTCGCGGCGCGCGCCGCAGAAATCAGCGCCAGATGCGACTGCGCCGCAGTGCCGAGTGCGGTCTCGACCGGCAACAGGATCGGCCCCGCGCCGACCTGTAGCGGCCAGCCGTGGCGCAGCGCATCGATCGCCTGCGCCGCGCGGCGCGATGGCGCCAGGGAAGGCGGGGCCTCGCTCAGAGGTCGAGCTCCGTGACGATCGGCACGTGGTCGCTCGGCTGCTCCCACTTGCGCGTCTCCTCGACGAAGCGGTAACCCGTGGCCTGCTTCGCGAGGTCGGGGCTGGCCCAGATGTGGTCGAGCCGCCGCCCCTGGTCCTTCTGCCGCCAATAGCTGCGGTACGACCACCACGAATAGTTGCGGTCCGGCGCCGGGATGAAGGCGCGGCCGATATCGACCCATTCGTGCGCGCCCTGCAGCAGGCCAAGCGTTTCGACCTCGAGCGGCGTGTGGCTGACGACCTTGAGCAGCGCCTTGTGGTCGTAGACGTCGCATTCGAGCGGGGCGACGTTGAAGTCCCCGACCAGCAGCGTCGGGCGGTCGATCGCCTCGGCCCAGCGGGTCATCCGCGCGAGAAAATCGAGCTTCTGGCCGAATTTGGGATTCACCTCGCGGTCGGCGACGTCGCCGCCCGCCGGGATGTAGACGTTCTCGATCACCAGCCCTGCGCCGGCGCCGTGCAGCTCGACACCGACGTGGCGCGCCTCGCCGTTGTCCTGCCAGTCGTGGCGCGAAATCTCGGTGAAGGGGACTTTGCTCACCGTGGCGACGCCGTGATAGCCCTTCTGCCCGTGGATCGCCTGGTGGACGTAGCCGAGATCGGCGAGCGCCTGCGCCGGGAACTGGTGTTCCTGGCACTTGATCTCCTGCAGGCACAGCACGTCGGGCCGCTCCGCCTCGGCGAACCTGACGACCTGGTCGATCCGCAGGCGGACCGAGTTGATGTTCCAGCTGGCAATCGAGATCATGGCGTGGGGATTAGGGAGCGCGAGGCTGCGCGGCAAGGCGCGAAGGCTCTCGTTTTGCGCACCCGCCTCCGCGGGCGCATCCTCGGGGCTGTTCCCTCCGTCCTGCGGACTGCGGGGCACCTGCGGGCGGCCGTTCGGCATTGCGGTTCGCTGGTCGCGAAGCGGACTAGCTCTCTACCTGACAGAAAAGCGCTGGAACGGGTTGTGACCAGCAGCCCGCTAGAGCGAACGCGCGCCCGCAGCGGGCCCGGGCCCCGGACTTGTCCGGAACTCCAAGAAAGAAAAACCCCCACCGCGGGGGCATTGCGGTGGGGGTTCGTCTTGAGCGTTCGTCACGCTGTCACAAGCCGGCGTATGCGAGGCTGGGGCAACAGGGGGGAAACCCGCCTCCGCCGACTTGCTGAAGCCAAGCTACTCCCGGTCGGCTTGCTGCGCCATGAATGGCCTCATGCAATTCATCGCAGGCCGGGAGCAAATGACCGGCGAGCCGTTCAGCCGGGGCGACGAGACGAGCGGCGCGGGTCGCGGAACTTGAACGCCGAATCCGGCACCGCGATGCCGTAGCGCTGGTTCGACAGGCGCACGGTGGTGCGCTGGTTCTGCGCGTCGAGCTGTACCCAGCTGACGAGCTCCAGCCCGCCGGGGGCAGCGGCGTCCTTGACCATGATCGCGGTGAAGGTGCCGAACTCGGGCTTCTTGGGATCCCTCACCTCGATGCTGAGCACGTCGGGATTGCCGCTGGGAATCAGCCGCCCGTATTTCTTCACGTCGCGGCCCGGATCGAGCAGCGCGCCGAGCGGTGAATTCTTGATCGGATAGGGCTGCACCTGGTTCACCTCGTAGTCGATGAACGTGAGCCGCTTGCCGTCGGAGACGACGAGCATGTTGGCGCCCTTGTCGTATTCGAAACGCAGCTTGCCCGGACGCTTGAGCGTGAGCTCGCCGCGCAGGGTATGGCCCGCGCGATCGGTCTGGGTGAAATCGGCCTTCATGGTGTCGATCGCGCGCAGCGCTGCGACGGCGCGGTCGAGCTGGTCCGAATCGGCCGCCGCCGCCGGAATCGCCGGGGCGACGAGTGCGGTGACGGGCAAGGCAAGGGCCAGCGCGCCGGCCATGGCGGCGCGCAGCGGATTGCGAGTAAGCGAGGTCAAGTCTGTCATGCTCCCAAAGCTAGGTTCGGAGCATTGAACCGGTTGTGAACCTTTGCGGTTCCCACCGTTCAGCTTACTTGATCTTGGCTTCCTTGAACTCGACGTGCTTCTTGGCGATCGGGTCGTACTTGCGGAAGACCATCTTCTCGGTCGTGTTGCGCGGGTTCTTCTTCGTCACGTAGAAGAAGCCGGTGTCGGCGGTCGAGTTGAGCCGGATCTTGACGGTTGCGGGCTTCGCCATCGTTCGTGTTCCCAGTGTATCGTGAGGGCCGCAGAAGCCCGAAATAACCAAGGGCGGCACGCATGGGCCGCCCATCCGGGCGCGCCATTGCGTCAGCGGGTGGGAAAAGTCAAGCCTCGGGCGCGCTCGGGCCGGGGCTACCAGTCGATCTTGCCACGGTTGCTCTTGAGCGTGCCGCGGGCCTTTTTCGACTTGATGCGCTTCTCCTTGCCCACCCGGTTGAGCCGCGTTTTCGCGCGCGGCTTGGGCGCGACGTGAGCCTTGGCGACAAGCTCGGCGATGCGTTCGCGGGCGTCCTCCCGATTCGCCTCCTGCGTTCGGTGCTTGCGCGCGGTGAGGACAATCTCGCCGTCGTTGGTCATCTTGCTGCCGGCGAGCCGCTTCAACCGGGCGTAGACCTGCGGCTGCAGGCCGAGCGCGGCGGCGTCGAGCCGGACCTGCACCGCGGTCGCCACCTTGTTGACGTTCTGACCGCCGGGCCCGGAGGAGGCGATGAAGCTTTCCTCGATCAGGGCGAGCGCGCGGGCAACCGCCTCGTCAGACATCGCCGAAGCCCAGCGCGACGAAATCGGCCGGCAGCGGCGCATGGGCGATGACCGGCGGCTTGCCCTCGCGCGGGATTTCCAGTCCGGCGGCGTGGAGCATGGTGCGTGCCGCGCCCGCCTTCTCGCCATAGACCGGGTCGCCGAGCAGGGGGATGCCGATGCCGCTGGCGGCGTGGACGCGGATCTGGTGGGTGCGCCCGGTCTCGGGGCGGAACTCGACCAGCGCGCGGCCGCCCGATTCGCCGAGGATCTTCCAGTGAGTGACCGACGGCTTGCCCTTTTTCGCCGGGATCATCCGCCAGCCCTTCTCGGCGCTGCTGATCTTGCTCAGCGAAAGCTCGACGGTACCCTCCTTCGCCTCGGGAACGCCCACCAGCACGCCAAGATAGCGCTTGCCGACCAGCCGCTCTTCGAAGGCGCGGGCGAAGCGCTTCAATGCCTTGGGATTGCGCGCCAGCAGCAGGCAGCCCGAGGTGTCGGTGTCGATCCGGTGCACCGCGACCGGCGCGCGCTGGAAGCCCAGCTTGAGCTCGTCGATGTGATCTTCGAGCGAGGCCCCTCCCGCACGCGGCTTCTCGATCGGCAGGCCGCCCGGCTTGTCGATGACGAGAGCTTCGCCGTCCTCGAAGAGGATCGGGATGGTCACGCCGGCCCCCGTTCGTGCTGAGCTTGTCGAGGTACGCTGCTAGGCCCTTCGACAGGCTCAGGGCGAGCGGATGTGGCGCGGGTTTTCATGCCAGCGCCGCGGCGATGCGCTTCATCGCTTCTTCAAGCACCGCGTCGTCGGCGGCGAAGCTGATGCGGAAGCCGTTCTTGCCGCCGAACGCGCTCGCGGCGACGACGGCGACGCCGTGATCGAGCAGGTGCAGCGCCAGCTTGGTATCGTCGCCGAAGCGGCTCATCAGCGAGGTCGCATCGACGAAGACGTAGAAAGCACCCTCCGGAACGGGGCAGGACAGCCCGGGAATCGCGTTGACCGCGGCCACGACCATGTCGCGCCGTTTCCTGAACCGTTCGCGCCACCCGGCGAGGAAATCCTGCGGCCCCTCGAACGCGGCGACGGCAGCGGCCTGGCTGATCGAGGCCGGGTTGCCGCTCGTGTTGCTCTGCAGCTTGCCCATCGCCGAAATCAGCCAGTTCGGCCCGGTGGCGACGCCGATGCGGAAGCCGGTCATCGCGTGGCTCTTCGAGACGCCCGAGACGGTGCAGATGCGATCCGCGAGGTCGGGGCACAGGCTGGCCAGCGTGGCGTGCGGCTGGCCGGTGTAGATCAGCGGGGAATAGATGTCGTCGCTCAGGACGAGGATCTGCGGGTGGCGGCGCAGCACCTCACCGATCCCGCGCAGCATGTCGGCCGGAAACACGGCGCCCGTGGGATTGCCCGGGCTGTTGAGCATCAGCCACCGGGTGCGCGGGCCGATCAGCGCCTCGACCTCGGCCGGATCGAAATGGAACCGGTGATGCGCATGCGTGCGCAGCGGCACGACCTTGCCCCCGCAGAAGCGCACCATTTGCGGGTAGCTGACCCACCACGGCGCCGGAACGATGACCTCGTCGCCTTCGCTCACCGTGGCGGCCAGGGCCTCGAAGATCACCTGCTTGCCGCCGGCGCTGACGATCACGTTGGCGGGGTCGGTCGCGATCCCGAGATCGCGCTCGAAATGCAGCGCCGCCGCCTTCTTGAGCCGCGCGGTGCCGGTGACGGGCGTGTACTTCGTTTCGCCGGCATCGAGCGCGGCCTTGGCGGCATCGATGACATGCGCCGGGGTGGCGAAATCGGGTTCACCCACCGACAGCGAGATAATATCGCGGCCCTGTTCGCGCAGTTCGGTCGCGCGGTCGGTCATCGCGGTCGTGGGGGAGGCCTCGATGCGCTGAATCGCCTGGCTGAGGCGGGGTTGGTTCATGACAGCAGCCTGGCGGGCAGCAGGCCGCGCACCGCATTGCCGAGCAGGAAACCGCCGGCGAGGTCGTCGAGCGTGAGATCGGCCTCCTCGGCGCGGCCTTCCTCGAGAAGTCTGCGGCGCAGCACGCCGGGCAGCAGGCCGAGCGAGGCGCGCGGGGTGAGAAGCGCGTTCCCGCGTTCGACGAACAGGTTGCTGATGCTGCCTTCGGTGACCAGCCCGTCGCTGCGCACCAGCAGCGCTTCGCCCGCGCCGTTCGCCTTGGCCACCGCCATCGCCGCTTCGTAGAAACTGCGGTCGGTGGTCTTGTGGCGAAGGCGCCAGTCGCCGGGCACGACCGGCAACGGCAGCGCGAGGCATGGCACCGGACCATCGGCGAGGTCGGGCAGGGGCGAGGATTCGAGCGCAATTTCGCCGCTGCGGGCGAGCAGCAGGCGCACCTTGGCCGGGGTCTCGAGTTCGAAACACAGCGCGTGGATGCGGTTGCGCGCCTCGTGCCGGTCGAACGAGAAGCCGAGCTCGGCTGCGCTCGCCTTCATCCGTTCGAGGTGCAGCTCGAGCAGTTCGATGCCCTTGTCGGGATCGAACCGCATCGTCTCGATCAGGTCGTGGCCGCCGGCTTCGCCGCGCACGAAGCCGCCCTTGACCAGGCACTCGCGCCATTCCTCCATGCCGTCGCTGTCGGCGACGATCGCCCCGCCGACACCGAGCACGACGTGGTGCTTGTCGTTTTCGCCGGGGGTCAGGCGAATGGTGCGGATGGCGACGTTGAAAGCAGCGTCTCCGCTTGCGCCAATGCGGCCGATGGCGCCGCAATAGGGCCCGCGCGGGTCGCGCTCGACCGTGTCGATCAGCTCCATCGCGCGGATCTTCGGCGCGCCGGTGATCGAACCGCACGGGAACAGCGCGCGGATCATGTCCATCGCTCCGCGGCCATCCTGCAGTTCGGCGTGAACGGTCGAGGTCATCGTGTGCAGCGTGGGATAAGTCTCGACCGCGAAGGGGCGTTCGACGCACACGCTGCCCGCCCGGGCGACGCGGCTCAGATCGTTGCGCATCAGGTCGACGATCATCAGGTTCTCGGCCTTGTCCTTGACCGAGGCGGCGAGTTCGGCGGCAAACTCCCGGTCTTCGGCCTCGGTGGTGCCGCGCGGGCGGGTGCCCTTCATCGGCTTGACCTTGGCCTTGCCGCCCTTGAGCGAGAAGAACAGCTCGGGGCTGAACGACAGCAGCCAATGGTCGCCATCGAACACCAGCCCGCCATACCCGGCGTTGGCCGCCGGGCGGATCGCCTTGTAGATCGCCACCGGGTCGCCGCGCGCGGCGCCGGCGAGCGGAAAGGTCAGGTTGGCCTGGTAGATGTCGCCGGCGCGGATCGCTTCCTGCAGCTTGGCGAATGCGCCGAGGTAGGCGCCGGTCGAGACCTGCGGCTCGAGCGGGCCGATCGAGGCGAGGCCTTCGCCGGAGCGCCGGTCGAGCCAGTCGGGTACGCTGGCGGCCTCGATGGTCTCCACGTGGTCGAACAGCGCCAGCCAGACGAGCGGACCGTTTGCGCCCGTGCGGTCCGCCACCAGCGGCATCAGCCGCTCTTCGAGCGCCAGGCCCGCCTCGTAGGCGATGTAGCCGGCGAGATGGCCGCCGGTCATCGCCCGCGTCGCCTCGGCTTCGGTCAGCACGCGCGCGACTTCCTCCGGGCGGCGGGCCACGAAGATCTCGGTCGGATGCTCGAACAGGTGGGCGTCGACCGCGCCTTCGCTGCGGGCATCGTCGAGCAGGATGAACGGTTCGCCGGACGGCATCGGCCCGCTCTAGCTTCTGGAACTGTAATGTCTATTGCTTGACCGTGCGCGCCGCGCTGCGCCACACGCTGGCAAGGTGGGGCGACGGGAGCGAATATGAGCGCGATTTTCCTCGGACTGGCATCGAACGGGGAGCGCCAGACGCTCGAACTGAGCCGAGCGAACCGCCACGGATTGATCGCGGGCGCCACGGGAACGGGCAAGACGGTGACGCTGCAGGGGCTGGCGGAGAGCTTTTCCGCAGCGGGCGTGCCGGTGTTCGTGGCCGACGTGAAGGGCGACCTGTCGGGCATTGCGGTGCCCGGCTCGCACACGTTCAAGCACGCCGACGCGCTCGAAAGCCGGGCGAAGGAGCTGGGCATGGACGACTATGCCTATTCGGACAACCCGGCGGTGTTCTGGGACCTGTTCGGCGAGCAGGGCCACCCGATCCGCACGACGGTTTCGGAAATGGGCCCGCTGTTGCTCGCCCGCCTGCTCGACTTGAACGAGACGCAGGAAGGCGTGCTCGACGTCGTCTTCCGGGCGGCGGACGAGCAGGGCCTCTTGCTGCTCGACCTCGATGACCTGCAGGCATTGCTCGCCGATTGCGCGCTGCACGCCGACGAGCTTACGGCCAAGTACGGCAACGTCACCAAGGCGACGATCGGCGTGATCCAGCGCCAGCTGCTCAGCCTCGACAGCCAGGGCGGGGCGATGTTCTTCGGCGAGCCGGCGCTGGAGATCAACGACTTCATTCGCACCGACGAACAGGGCCGCGGGATCATCAACGTGCTCGCCGCCGACAAGCTGATGCGCAGCCCTAAGCTCTACGGCACCTTCCTGTTCTGGCTCCTCGCCGAACTGTTCGAGGCTCTTCCCGAAGTCGGCGACCCGGAAAAGCCCCGGCTGGTGTTCTTCTTCGACGAGGCACACCTCTTGTTCGACGATGCCCCCGACGCGCTGCAGGACAAGATCGAGCAGGTCGTGCGGCTGATCCGCTCGAAGGGCGTGGGGGTCTTCTTCTGTTCGCAGAACCCGATCGACATACCCGAAAAGGTCGCTGGCCAGCTCGGCAACCGGGTCCAGCACGCGCTGCGCGCCTTCACCCCGCGCGACCAGCGGGCGATCAAGGCCGCGGCGGAGACATTCCGCATCAATCCGGACCTCGATGTCGAGAAGGTCATCACCGAGCTGCGCGTCGGCGAGGCGCTGGTCTCGACGCTGATGGAGGACGGGGCGCCCTCGGTCGTCCAGCGCACGCTGATCAAGCCGCCGCGCAGCCGGCTCGGCCCGATCGACGCCAAGGAACGCGCGATCATCCAGTCGGTGAGCCCCTACGCCGGCAAGTACGACCAGCGGGTCGATCGCGACAGCGCCGAGGAGGTGCTGGCCAGAAAGGCCGCAGACGCCGCCGCGACCGCCGACGAAGTGGCCGAGAAGGGCCGCGAAGAAGTGGGCAAGCGCGAGCGCAAGAGCACCAGCATCTGGGAAAAGGCGATGAAGCGCGCGGCCAGCGCCGCCGCCGGATCGGGCGCGGCGATCGCCGCCGGGGCGATCACCGGCAGGAAGTCGCGCGCCAACCCGACCAAGACTGCGGCTTCATCCGCGCTCGGTTCGATCGCCACCGACCTCGCCGGACCGCTCGCCGGGCGCTTCGTGCGCAACCTCGTCGGCGGGCTGATGCGCTAGTCGCGCATCGCCCGCCGCCGCATCAGCGCGCGGCGAGCCAGGCGCCCAGCTGTTCGCGGATGCGGGGATAGGTGGCGAAGCGGTTCTCCATCGAGGCGATGGTGCGGTTGGCCGAGACGCGTTCGTCGGCGGCATAGCTGTCGCGCAGGGCCTTGACCTTGGCGAGCATGGCGGGATCGTCGCTGTCCGCGGCGAGCCGCGGGTAGAATCCCGCGCGGGCGGAATCGTCGACCAGCGGATCGATCTCGGCCTTGTGGGCCAGCGCGAAATCGTAGGTCATGTCCGCGTGGTTGGAGGCGACACGGCTGATGATCCGCACGCCCTCGTCGGGCTGGACCGCGTCGCTCAGGGCCAGCTGCAGGCCTTTCATCGCCAGCGCATCGTCCTTCGCGGCGCCGATGTAGGGGATCAGCAGCTTGCGCTCGACGCTGTCGGTCGAGGAAAGCGCAAACCGGCGCAGGAATTCCCAGTCCTCGGCTGTCGCATTGCGCGCGACGATCGAGAGCCAGGTGCCCTTGAGCTCGCCGTCGAGCGCGGTGCGGTCCTGCGCCAGGCGAGCGAAGCGCCGCCGGGCTTCGGCCACCACCGCCGGATCGCCCATCTTGCCGAGATCGGCGATGAGCTCCGCGCGCAGGCTGGCGTCCGACAGCGATTCGCCGGGGCGCGGATCGAAGCCGAGCGCTTCGAGCCGGGGCGCGAACTTGTCGTGCGCCAGCTTTGCCAGCTTCGCCTTGCGGCCTTCGTCGTTGAGGATGTCGTAGAGGCTCGACCACTGCGACATGACCGTTTCCACGACCAGCGGATTGGCGTCGGCCGGCACC is from Croceibacterium aestuarii and encodes:
- a CDS encoding DksA/TraR family C4-type zinc finger protein produces the protein MAGGWTRDGAVQDQIDDTVNDAVSAARSRMPKGESATHCDLCGEPIPEGRREAVPGVRTCVECQSGRDRTVVHSTINRRGSKDSQLR
- the ribA gene encoding GTP cyclohydrolase II; translation: MSEAPPSLAPSRRAAQAIDALRHGWPLQVGAGPILLPVETALGTAAQSHLALISAARAATLKLTNQREAADPHAPVLIRAAEPIDLAAARPIADPAMDLEAPLKGPFRADSLRWRAEAEAAMELALLAGILPAFLVAPTPAEPAVAVAVEDLAAWRDTSRLTIATRARLPALASEDSEIFVFRSADDMREHVALVIGNRSAERLPLVRLHSECLTGDVFGSLKCDCGPQLDAALAAMAAEAADGGWGVLLYLRQEGRGIGLVNKLRAYRLQDQGFDTLEANRRLGLPEEARDFPVAARMLDLLGISSIRLMTNNPAKVAALEASGVEVAERVPHALPTNPHNERYLATKRDAAGHLLP
- a CDS encoding exodeoxyribonuclease III; translated protein: MISIASWNINSVRLRIDQVVRFAEAERPDVLCLQEIKCQEHQFPAQALADLGYVHQAIHGQKGYHGVATVSKVPFTEISRHDWQDNGEARHVGVELHGAGAGLVIENVYIPAGGDVADREVNPKFGQKLDFLARMTRWAEAIDRPTLLVGDFNVAPLECDVYDHKALLKVVSHTPLEVETLGLLQGAHEWVDIGRAFIPAPDRNYSWWSYRSYWRQKDQGRRLDHIWASPDLAKQATGYRFVEETRKWEQPSDHVPIVTELDL
- a CDS encoding LolA family protein, whose translation is MTDLTSLTRNPLRAAMAGALALALPVTALVAPAIPAAAADSDQLDRAVAALRAIDTMKADFTQTDRAGHTLRGELTLKRPGKLRFEYDKGANMLVVSDGKRLTFIDYEVNQVQPYPIKNSPLGALLDPGRDVKKYGRLIPSGNPDVLSIEVRDPKKPEFGTFTAIMVKDAAAPGGLELVSWVQLDAQNQRTTVRLSNQRYGIAVPDSAFKFRDPRRSSRRPG
- the rpmG gene encoding 50S ribosomal protein L33; protein product: MAKPATVKIRLNSTADTGFFYVTKKNPRNTTEKMVFRKYDPIAKKHVEFKEAKIK
- the arfB gene encoding alternative ribosome rescue aminoacyl-tRNA hydrolase ArfB, with the translated sequence MSDEAVARALALIEESFIASSGPGGQNVNKVATAVQVRLDAAALGLQPQVYARLKRLAGSKMTNDGEIVLTARKHRTQEANREDARERIAELVAKAHVAPKPRAKTRLNRVGKEKRIKSKKARGTLKSNRGKIDW
- a CDS encoding RluA family pseudouridine synthase encodes the protein MTIPILFEDGEALVIDKPGGLPIEKPRAGGASLEDHIDELKLGFQRAPVAVHRIDTDTSGCLLLARNPKALKRFARAFEERLVGKRYLGVLVGVPEAKEGTVELSLSKISSAEKGWRMIPAKKGKPSVTHWKILGESGGRALVEFRPETGRTHQIRVHAASGIGIPLLGDPVYGEKAGAARTMLHAAGLEIPREGKPPVIAHAPLPADFVALGFGDV
- a CDS encoding pyridoxal phosphate-dependent aminotransferase; the encoded protein is MNQPRLSQAIQRIEASPTTAMTDRATELREQGRDIISLSVGEPDFATPAHVIDAAKAALDAGETKYTPVTGTARLKKAAALHFERDLGIATDPANVIVSAGGKQVIFEALAATVSEGDEVIVPAPWWVSYPQMVRFCGGKVVPLRTHAHHRFHFDPAEVEALIGPRTRWLMLNSPGNPTGAVFPADMLRGIGEVLRRHPQILVLSDDIYSPLIYTGQPHATLASLCPDLADRICTVSGVSKSHAMTGFRIGVATGPNWLISAMGKLQSNTSGNPASISQAAAVAAFEGPQDFLAGWRERFRKRRDMVVAAVNAIPGLSCPVPEGAFYVFVDATSLMSRFGDDTKLALHLLDHGVAVVAASAFGGKNGFRISFAADDAVLEEAMKRIAAALA
- the pabB gene encoding aminodeoxychorismate synthase component I; the protein is MPSGEPFILLDDARSEGAVDAHLFEHPTEIFVARRPEEVARVLTEAEATRAMTGGHLAGYIAYEAGLALEERLMPLVADRTGANGPLVWLALFDHVETIEAASVPDWLDRRSGEGLASIGPLEPQVSTGAYLGAFAKLQEAIRAGDIYQANLTFPLAGAARGDPVAIYKAIRPAANAGYGGLVFDGDHWLLSFSPELFFSLKGGKAKVKPMKGTRPRGTTEAEDREFAAELAASVKDKAENLMIVDLMRNDLSRVARAGSVCVERPFAVETYPTLHTMTSTVHAELQDGRGAMDMIRALFPCGSITGAPKIRAMELIDTVERDPRGPYCGAIGRIGASGDAAFNVAIRTIRLTPGENDKHHVVLGVGGAIVADSDGMEEWRECLVKGGFVRGEAGGHDLIETMRFDPDKGIELLELHLERMKASAAELGFSFDRHEARNRIHALCFELETPAKVRLLLARSGEIALESSPLPDLADGPVPCLALPLPVVPGDWRLRHKTTDRSFYEAAMAVAKANGAGEALLVRSDGLVTEGSISNLFVERGNALLTPRASLGLLPGVLRRRLLEEGRAEEADLTLDDLAGGFLLGNAVRGLLPARLLS
- a CDS encoding helicase HerA-like domain-containing protein, translating into MSAIFLGLASNGERQTLELSRANRHGLIAGATGTGKTVTLQGLAESFSAAGVPVFVADVKGDLSGIAVPGSHTFKHADALESRAKELGMDDYAYSDNPAVFWDLFGEQGHPIRTTVSEMGPLLLARLLDLNETQEGVLDVVFRAADEQGLLLLDLDDLQALLADCALHADELTAKYGNVTKATIGVIQRQLLSLDSQGGAMFFGEPALEINDFIRTDEQGRGIINVLAADKLMRSPKLYGTFLFWLLAELFEALPEVGDPEKPRLVFFFDEAHLLFDDAPDALQDKIEQVVRLIRSKGVGVFFCSQNPIDIPEKVAGQLGNRVQHALRAFTPRDQRAIKAAAETFRINPDLDVEKVITELRVGEALVSTLMEDGAPSVVQRTLIKPPRSRLGPIDAKERAIIQSVSPYAGKYDQRVDRDSAEEVLARKAADAAATADEVAEKGREEVGKRERKSTSIWEKAMKRAASAAAGSGAAIAAGAITGRKSRANPTKTAASSALGSIATDLAGPLAGRFVRNLVGGLMR